One genomic segment of bacterium includes these proteins:
- a CDS encoding class I SAM-dependent methyltransferase, which produces MVDFDERAATWDDDPAKVERARRVADAIERLVPPTGREAGFEYGCGTGLLTFALRPRLAKATLADSSEG; this is translated from the coding sequence ATGGTCGACTTCGACGAACGAGCCGCGACTTGGGACGACGATCCGGCCAAAGTGGAGCGGGCGCGGCGCGTGGCCGACGCGATCGAGCGGCTGGTCCCGCCGACGGGGCGCGAAGCGGGATTCGAATACGGCTGCGGCACGGGACTGCTCACGTTCGCCCTCCGGCCGCGCCTGGCCAAGGCGACCCTCGCGGACAGTTCCGAGGG